The Lysinibacillus timonensis nucleotide sequence TTTTTTGTAAGAAATGTTGAGCAGAGTAATTAATGGCAATTCGAATGGGTGTTTTCAATTCTTTCTTCCAACTGTTTATTTGATGACAAGCATTTTTTAATACCCAATCATCTATATCAAAAATAAAACCGATTTCTTCTGCTATCGGAATAAATTCTTCCGGAGAAACCATTCCCCATTTTGGGTGATTCCAACGTAAAAGTGCCTCAGCACTAATAATATTTCCTGTTCGAACATCTACTCTCGGTTGATAAACAAGTGAAAATTCGTTTCTCTCAATTGCCTTTCGTAAATCCGTTTGCATTAAAAACGTACGGTACGTATTGATATTCATCCCTGAATGAAATACTTTAAACTTATTTTTTCCTTGTTCTTTAGCGCGGTATAGTGCTGTATCAGCATTTTTTAGTATCGTGGTAGCATCTTCTCCATCAAATGGAAAGATTGTTAAGCCAATACATGTTGTAATAAAAAATTCATAGCTATCAATATAGAATGGATCATTAAGAGAATGAATTATTTGATTTGCAATTTCTAAAGCTGTTTCACGATCAGTATTAGGCAATAATAGGATAAATTCATCTCCTCCAATTCTCGCAAGAAGATCCCCCGTTCTGACCGTCTCTGAAAGCCTCTTTCCAACTTTTTGCAATAGTTTATCACCAATTACATGCCCTAATGAATCATTTACATATTTAAACCGATCTAAATCTAAAAATAGAACAGCTAATGTTTCGTTTGTATTTTTGGCTTTGTTTATTTTTTCAATTAATTGCTCGTTAAATAATCTTCTGTTAGGCAATTCAGTTAACGCATCATGATAAGCCATATGTTCAATCACTTTATTTTTCTCTAATAATACTTGTGACTGTTCGAGTAGCTTCTGTTGTAATAGGTAGATTTCAACATATCTTTCTACTTTCGATTTCAAAATAATCGGATCAAATGGTTTTAAAATATAATCAATAGCTCCTACTGAATACCCCATAAAAATATGTTCTGAATCTAAATAGTTGGCTGTAATAAATAAAATGGGGATATCTTTTGTTTTCTCCCGAGCCTTAATAATTTTAGCTGTACTAAACCCATCCATCCCTGGCATTTGTACGTCTAGTAAGATTACTGCAAAATCATATCTTAATAGATATTTAAGAGCCTCTTCCCCCGAAGAGGCTTTGATTAATTGATATTCATCTTTTTCTATAATGGCTTCTAATGCTAATAAGTTTTCGGGTCGATCATCTACTAATAGAATATTTACCTTCGCTTCGTTTTTCATTTTCTCTCCACCCACAATTAGTTTCTTTAAATATGTATTTAAAGAATAGCATATTAAAGGTGTTCTAGGGAGTAGTTTAGTATTATTTAAATAAATTAATTAATGTAGATGATATAAGTACAAAGAATTATTTATGAGATATTTGTGATATTTATTTCGACTTTATTCGACATTAATACAAAATAATGACAATGATTGATAGCGGTAAGAATGAACATCTCTATCTTAGTATAATAATTGAAGGTTAGTATTTGTCACTTACCATTGGGTGAAAAATTATTTATAATGAAGTCTTACCCCATTGAGTTTTTAAAATGTAAACATATTTCTACCTAGTTCTTTAGATTTATATAGATTGTTATCCGCTAATTTGAATAATTCCTCGACTGACGTTGTATCGACTGGATAAAAAGAGATTCCGATACTTGCTGTTACCTGAATTTCATGCTCTTTGAAATACATAGGGTTTTGAACAGTATGTAGCAATCGCTTTGAGATTTGCTGTACTGCTTCTTTATTGTTCACTTCTGGTAAAACGACCGTAAATTCATCTCCACCTACCCGAGAAACAGTATCTTGTTTTCGTAGTGAAGATTTGATTCTACGAGCAAACTCTTTAATTACTTCATCGCCAATATCATGCCCGTAAGTATCATTGATACTTTTAAATTTGTCACAATCAATTACTAACAATGCGGTTAGTTTTCTTGTTTTTTCAGAAGTAATGATTGCTTGGTTCAATTGTTCATTAAACAGTCTTCGATTCGGTAAACCAGTCAAATGGTCATAATAAGCTAATTTTTTAAGTTTTTTTTCTCTATTTTTCACATCGGTAATATCATCAGAGAATATCATAATTCGCTCTAGTTCTTGTTCTGGAGAAATAATCGGTGTGAAATGAGAGTTTAGCCATACAGCATATCCATCCTTGTGCAAATGTCGAATTTCAATTTCAATTGCCTCTTTCTCATCAATTACTTTTTTCAATGTCGCCTTTGCTAAAGTTAAATCATCCGGGTATATATTTTGGTACAATGATTTTCCTATTTCTTCTCTTATAGAATAACCTAACACATCTTCTATTGAAGGTGAGACAAAGGAGATGTTTCCATTCAAATTTAAAATCTTTATAATACTTTTTGAGTTTTCGGCAATGATTCGGAAACGTTCTTCACTTTGACGTAAAGCTTGGTCAGCGCGTTTTTTTTGTGTAACATCTCGAAACATGACAACAATAAGATGTTCTCCATTCTCGCTTATGGATGCTGTTGTCGATTCTGCATATATTTTTTCACCATTAATATCGATAAAGATTTCTTCCTGATTTGTTGCTTTTTCGCCCAATAACTTTGTACTTTTTGCACGTTCACTCACTGGTTGTTTATAACTATGGTGAACGAATTGAAGTAGTGGTTTACCAATGACTTGACTTGCTTTTTGAGCTTTTAATAGATTAATTGCTGCTTGATTAACGTAAGTTATGATTTTACCATTATGAATTACAAGCGGTTCTGGAGAGTATTCGATCACACGTCTAAATTTCTCTTCACTCTTTTTTAGTTTCGTAACTACTTGCTTTTCTTTTGTAATATCTTTGTAAATTACGATTGCCAAGTACATTTCATCGTTAATGGGACGATATGTTGCAATTATGTCAACGATAGATCCATCTTTTCTTTTACGTTTTGTCTCAAATTGTAAGTGCTCTTGTTTTCGAATACGTCCTAACAATTCGTCTAATTGAGGCACTTGGTTATCTAAATAAATATTTGTCAAAGGCATATTTAACAGTTCATCTGGTCTTAATTGAAACATTTCAGAAAACGTAGGATTTGCATGAAGAATTTTTCCGTTATGCCCAAGCATGAATATGGCATCTGTAGAATAATTCCAAATTAAATCATGTTGTTTTTTTATTTTCTTCATTTCTTTTTCTTTTTTCTTTTGCTCTGTAATGTTACGAGCAATACTTGATATTCCAATCACCTCCCCAAACTCATCATAAAGAGGTGATAATGTTACACTGAGATCTAGAATTTGTCCTGTTTTTGTTTGTCTTTGTACATGGACATTTTGCATTTTTTTCCCTTGTAAAACCTGTTTATATTGTTCTTGCGCTTCATTTTTTAACCAGTCAGGAATTGTACCATTTGGTTGATGAATAATGTCTTTTTTTGTAAACCCAAAGACTTTTGTAAATGCTTCATTAATAAATTCGATTTCATAATTTAAATTGATGATGGAGATGGAATCATTGCTATGATTAACAAACGATTCCAATTGCTCGTTTACTCTATTTAGTTTATTTATAGCTTTTTTTTGTTCAGTAATATCTTTTGCAATTCCAAAAATACCTGTAACAATTCCTTCCTCAATGATGGGGATCTGTTTTATTTGAGCATAGATTTCTGTACCGTTTTTATGGTATATCACTGTTTCATAATTGACTGTTTCCCCCATGATAGTACGGTTTAGCCATTCTTTTACATCATTCATTTGTTGTTTCGAAATAATTTGAAATAAATTCGTCCCCATCAATTCAAGTGGTGTATACCCAAATATTGATTTATTAGCCTCATTCGCTTCTAATACATAACCGTCCTTATCTAACATAAATACAGCGTCTTCGTTATTCTCAAACAGTGAATTCAATCGTAATTCGTTATGTTGTAGTAACCGCTTTGCCCTCTGTAGCTCCTGGAGTTTACTCATTCTATCTGTAATATCACGAACTATTGCTACAATGTATAGTTCATCATAATTGTTGATAGGAGTTAAAATAGTCTCAGATATGAAGATTTCTCCATTTATTTCAGTTTGATCTTCAAATTTTACAACTTTATTCGTTTTAGCTACTTTTAAATGTTGTTTATGTAAGAATTCTGCACTTTCTTTCGGTAAAACGTCATAAAATGTCTTACCAAAAATGTTTTCATTTACTTTGATTGCTTTCATGCCAGCTTTATTGGCTAGAACGTAATTTATAGAGTTCTCATGTACTTCCATAACAAAAAAGCTATCTTGAATAGAATTAAATACATTTAACATCATGTTACTGAAAGTTGAAAAATCGTTTTCCATACTTTGTCCTTGAACCATTTAAATTACTCCGTTTCACTGTTTGATTTTCCGTATTGACTACTTTTTTATTCTAAAGGATGGTAGAAAAAGGGTATATCACCATTCCTTCTTATTTTAGTAGGAATGGATTCCTACTTTTGTTAATATAGCACTCGTAATGTTTAAACCTACTACGTATAATTATTTATTCCTTTAGTGTATTTTTCCCCAAAACTTTAGGTGAAACTTCAACACTAGTATGTGTTGGTCTTTCTATTTTATAGCTTAAAAAAGAAGTATCCCCTTTTCAGGTGAATACTTCTACTTCTTGATCTTCTTTAAGTAAAAATTCTGCAGCAATTTCATAACCGCGCATGTAATCTGGGGAACCTGGGAAGATATGCATAAACCCATGTATATTACCATCAAATCGAATCAATTTCACATTGGCTCCTGCTCCCTTCATTTTTTCTGCATATGCCTCTCCTTCATCACAATAGGGATCATACTCGGCGGTATAAATTAATGTATCAGGCATTTTCGATAAAGTATCATTGGAGGTATTGATGGGTGAATGATCAATAAAACGTGTTAATTGAGGTTGTTTTTTCGCTATATCAACACCATATTTAGCGTTATACATTTTGCGTGAGAGGTATTCGCTATCATCAATCGTTTCAACTAAGTCCGTTACTGGATAAAATAAAATTTGCTTGTCGAATGAAATTTCTCCAGATTCGATTGATTTAGTTACAATGGATGTAGTAATGGTTGCTCCAACACTTGCGCCACATATGTTTATATCGTTTCGGCTTGAATGAAACGTATTTGCATGATTTTGAATCCATTTGGTTGTTTGGTAACAACGATCTAAAAAGTCTGTATGGGCTAAATCCGAAGAAGAATAATTCAC carries:
- a CDS encoding EAL domain-containing protein, producing MKNEAKVNILLVDDRPENLLALEAIIEKDEYQLIKASSGEEALKYLLRYDFAVILLDVQMPGMDGFSTAKIIKAREKTKDIPILFITANYLDSEHIFMGYSVGAIDYILKPFDPIILKSKVERYVEIYLLQQKLLEQSQVLLEKNKVIEHMAYHDALTELPNRRLFNEQLIEKINKAKNTNETLAVLFLDLDRFKYVNDSLGHVIGDKLLQKVGKRLSETVRTGDLLARIGGDEFILLLPNTDRETALEIANQIIHSLNDPFYIDSYEFFITTCIGLTIFPFDGEDATTILKNADTALYRAKEQGKNKFKVFHSGMNINTYRTFLMQTDLRKAIERNEFSLVYQPRVDVRTGNIISAEALLRWNHPKWGMVSPEEFIPIAEEIGFIFDIDDWVLKNACHQINSWKKELKTPIRIAINYSAQHFLQKNLIDNIQKTLNEFGISPKEIEIEITETAILQNDIIVKSTLKKLKEMGIYISLDDYGTGYSSLNYLRNFPFDAIKIDKSFIQDLNPNENNSRVIVESIIFLAQKLHMSVIAEGVETTEQLHLLTEYQCNEVQGYIFSKPLSPNDFIQNFINNGNSVVKLKPTTQPTPAHREHDEIGIQKDIIKKAIYHVKAEYSLSTREYDVFSLIVEGLSNKEISEQLFISEHTVKNHITNILSKLNVSDRVHAISLVYERCIMKENVAN
- a CDS encoding PAS domain S-box protein, which codes for MVQGQSMENDFSTFSNMMLNVFNSIQDSFFVMEVHENSINYVLANKAGMKAIKVNENIFGKTFYDVLPKESAEFLHKQHLKVAKTNKVVKFEDQTEINGEIFISETILTPINNYDELYIVAIVRDITDRMSKLQELQRAKRLLQHNELRLNSLFENNEDAVFMLDKDGYVLEANEANKSIFGYTPLELMGTNLFQIISKQQMNDVKEWLNRTIMGETVNYETVIYHKNGTEIYAQIKQIPIIEEGIVTGIFGIAKDITEQKKAINKLNRVNEQLESFVNHSNDSISIINLNYEIEFINEAFTKVFGFTKKDIIHQPNGTIPDWLKNEAQEQYKQVLQGKKMQNVHVQRQTKTGQILDLSVTLSPLYDEFGEVIGISSIARNITEQKKKEKEMKKIKKQHDLIWNYSTDAIFMLGHNGKILHANPTFSEMFQLRPDELLNMPLTNIYLDNQVPQLDELLGRIRKQEHLQFETKRKRKDGSIVDIIATYRPINDEMYLAIVIYKDITKEKQVVTKLKKSEEKFRRVIEYSPEPLVIHNGKIITYVNQAAINLLKAQKASQVIGKPLLQFVHHSYKQPVSERAKSTKLLGEKATNQEEIFIDINGEKIYAESTTASISENGEHLIVVMFRDVTQKKRADQALRQSEERFRIIAENSKSIIKILNLNGNISFVSPSIEDVLGYSIREEIGKSLYQNIYPDDLTLAKATLKKVIDEKEAIEIEIRHLHKDGYAVWLNSHFTPIISPEQELERIMIFSDDITDVKNREKKLKKLAYYDHLTGLPNRRLFNEQLNQAIITSEKTRKLTALLVIDCDKFKSINDTYGHDIGDEVIKEFARRIKSSLRKQDTVSRVGGDEFTVVLPEVNNKEAVQQISKRLLHTVQNPMYFKEHEIQVTASIGISFYPVDTTSVEELFKLADNNLYKSKELGRNMFTF
- a CDS encoding alpha/beta hydrolase, whose translation is MPIHSYILQHLDHHSDERKDGIKIENPPEERRPSVYQIEEQTIPLPTGDISIKVYTPEKKDHYSLLVFFHEGNFISNDLELADIPCRMIASFSGHKVIAVNYSSSDLAHTDFLDRCYQTTKWIQNHANTFHSSRNDINICGASVGATITTSIVTKSIESGEISFDKQILFYPVTDLVETIDDSEYLSRKMYNAKYGVDIAKKQPQLTRFIDHSPINTSNDTLSKMPDTLIYTAEYDPYCDEGEAYAEKMKGAGANVKLIRFDGNIHGFMHIFPGSPDYMRGYEIAAEFLLKEDQEVEVFT